The Parambassis ranga chromosome 1, fParRan2.1, whole genome shotgun sequence genome includes a region encoding these proteins:
- the LOC114434418 gene encoding dnaJ homolog subfamily A member 3, mitochondrial-like isoform X2, translated as MASSAARLTTRLLATSASSAHRGCRFNIIPAKHGGTFQATISKNHRGGVSASLSSWTRGNAVTLGGLTGRSCPHGIASHCFHSSSRQANKQDFYEVLGVSRSASQKDIKKAYYQLAKKYHPDTNPDDPEAKEKFSKLAEAYEVLSDEVKRKQYDTHGAAGFDPNRAGAGQQQYRAGTTNINPEELFRNIFGEFSGGMGFRDIHSMFDQTPQFVMELTFSEAVKGVNKELSVNIDDDCPRCDGRGNEPGTKVSRCHYCNGTGMESINTGPFMMRSSCRRCGGRGSIIITVCALCRGSGQYKKRQTITVPVPAGVDNGQTVSMLVGTKEILITFRVQASPVFRRNGVDIHSDAFISVAQAILGGTATAQGLYETVSMMIPPSCQADQVIRLQGKGIRRVNSYTYGDHYVHIKIRVPKKLTRRQRSLLLSYAEEETDVQGTVNGVEPSAGKNKPGKRKKETR; from the exons ATGGCGTCCTCTGCTGCCCGGTTAACCACACGCTTGTTAGCAACATCAGCTTCTTCTGCACATCGTGGCTGCCGTTTTAACATTATCCCAGCCAAACATGGGGGGACTTTTCAAGCGACGATCTCGAAGAATCACCGTGGAGGGGTATCAGCGAGTCTGAGCTCGTGGACACGTGGAAATGCCGTGACATTGGGAGGACTGACAG gcAGAAGCTGTCCCCATGGCATTGCTAGCCACTGTTTCCACTCCAGCAGCCGGCAGGCAAACAAACAGGACTTCTATGAAGTCTTGGGAGTCTCCCGCAGTGCCTCACAGAAAGACATAAAGAAGGCTTACTACCAG CTGGCAAAGAAATACCACCCGGACACTAACCCAGATGACCCAGAGGCCAAGGAGAAGTTTTCCAAACTGGCTGAAGCCTATGAa GTGCTGAGTGAtgaggtgaagaggaagcagTATGACACACATGGAGCAGCAGGCTTCGACCCAAACCGCGCTGGAGCGGGCCAGCAGCAGTACAGAGCTGGGACGACCAATATCAACCCTGAGGAGCTCTTCAGAAATATCTTTGGAGAGTTTTCAGGGGGGATGGGGTTTAGAGACATTCACAGCATGTTTGACCAAACGCCCCAG TTTGTGATGGAGCTTACTTTTTCTGAGGCAGTGAAGGGTGTGAATAAGGAGCTGAGTGTGAACATTGATGATGACTGCCCAAGGTGTGATGGAAGGGGCAACGAGCCAGGCACCAAAGTGTCTCGCTGTCACTACTGCAATGGCACAGGCATG GAGTCAATCAACACGGGTCCTTTCATGATGCGTTCCTCCTGTCGGCGCTGTGGTGGGAGAGGATCGATCATAATCACCGTCTGTGCTCTTTGCCGAGGTTCAGGCCAATACAAGAAGAGGCAGACGATCACTGTACCTGTACCTGCTG GAGTCGACAATGGTCAGACAGTAAGCATGTTAGTAGGGACAAAAGAAATCCTCATCACATTCAGG GTCCAGGCGAGCCCGGTGTTCAGACGTAATGGAGTAGACATCCATTCTGATGCGTTCATTTCTGTAGCTCAAGCCATCCTGGGTGGCACAGCCACTGCCCAGGGCCTCTATGAAACCGTTAGTATGATG aTTCCTCCCAGTTGCCAGGCTGATCAGGTGATCCGGCTGCAGGGGAAAGGCATTCGGAGAGTGAACAGCTACACCTATGGAGATCACTACGTACACATTAAAATTAGAGTTCCTAA GAAATTAACTAGAAGGCAGCGCTCCCTGCTGCTGAGTTatgcagaggaggagacggatGTTCAGGGAACCGTCAACGGCGTTGAACCTTCAGCAG GTAAAAATAAACcaggtaaaagaaaaaaagaaactcgCTGA
- the LOC114434418 gene encoding dnaJ homolog subfamily A member 3, mitochondrial-like isoform X1 produces the protein MASSAARLTTRLLATSASSAHRGCRFNIIPAKHGGTFQATISKNHRGGVSASLSSWTRGNAVTLGGLTGRSCPHGIASHCFHSSSRQANKQDFYEVLGVSRSASQKDIKKAYYQLAKKYHPDTNPDDPEAKEKFSKLAEAYEVLSDEVKRKQYDTHGAAGFDPNRAGAGQQQYRAGTTNINPEELFRNIFGEFSGGMGFRDIHSMFDQTPQFVMELTFSEAVKGVNKELSVNIDDDCPRCDGRGNEPGTKVSRCHYCNGTGMESINTGPFMMRSSCRRCGGRGSIIITVCALCRGSGQYKKRQTITVPVPAGVDNGQTVSMLVGTKEILITFRVQASPVFRRNGVDIHSDAFISVAQAILGGTATAQGLYETVSMMIPPSCQADQVIRLQGKGIRRVNSYTYGDHYVHIKIRVPKKLTRRQRSLLLSYAEEETDVQGTVNGVEPSAGGGSSTSGSGAKAGSSEEGQAKQQPKEEEEGFFSKLKNMFS, from the exons ATGGCGTCCTCTGCTGCCCGGTTAACCACACGCTTGTTAGCAACATCAGCTTCTTCTGCACATCGTGGCTGCCGTTTTAACATTATCCCAGCCAAACATGGGGGGACTTTTCAAGCGACGATCTCGAAGAATCACCGTGGAGGGGTATCAGCGAGTCTGAGCTCGTGGACACGTGGAAATGCCGTGACATTGGGAGGACTGACAG gcAGAAGCTGTCCCCATGGCATTGCTAGCCACTGTTTCCACTCCAGCAGCCGGCAGGCAAACAAACAGGACTTCTATGAAGTCTTGGGAGTCTCCCGCAGTGCCTCACAGAAAGACATAAAGAAGGCTTACTACCAG CTGGCAAAGAAATACCACCCGGACACTAACCCAGATGACCCAGAGGCCAAGGAGAAGTTTTCCAAACTGGCTGAAGCCTATGAa GTGCTGAGTGAtgaggtgaagaggaagcagTATGACACACATGGAGCAGCAGGCTTCGACCCAAACCGCGCTGGAGCGGGCCAGCAGCAGTACAGAGCTGGGACGACCAATATCAACCCTGAGGAGCTCTTCAGAAATATCTTTGGAGAGTTTTCAGGGGGGATGGGGTTTAGAGACATTCACAGCATGTTTGACCAAACGCCCCAG TTTGTGATGGAGCTTACTTTTTCTGAGGCAGTGAAGGGTGTGAATAAGGAGCTGAGTGTGAACATTGATGATGACTGCCCAAGGTGTGATGGAAGGGGCAACGAGCCAGGCACCAAAGTGTCTCGCTGTCACTACTGCAATGGCACAGGCATG GAGTCAATCAACACGGGTCCTTTCATGATGCGTTCCTCCTGTCGGCGCTGTGGTGGGAGAGGATCGATCATAATCACCGTCTGTGCTCTTTGCCGAGGTTCAGGCCAATACAAGAAGAGGCAGACGATCACTGTACCTGTACCTGCTG GAGTCGACAATGGTCAGACAGTAAGCATGTTAGTAGGGACAAAAGAAATCCTCATCACATTCAGG GTCCAGGCGAGCCCGGTGTTCAGACGTAATGGAGTAGACATCCATTCTGATGCGTTCATTTCTGTAGCTCAAGCCATCCTGGGTGGCACAGCCACTGCCCAGGGCCTCTATGAAACCGTTAGTATGATG aTTCCTCCCAGTTGCCAGGCTGATCAGGTGATCCGGCTGCAGGGGAAAGGCATTCGGAGAGTGAACAGCTACACCTATGGAGATCACTACGTACACATTAAAATTAGAGTTCCTAA GAAATTAACTAGAAGGCAGCGCTCCCTGCTGCTGAGTTatgcagaggaggagacggatGTTCAGGGAACCGTCAACGGCGTTGAACCTTCAGCAG GAGGGGGCAGCAGCACCTCAGGTTCTGGAGCAAAGGCGGGCAGCTCAGAGGAGGGGCAGGCCAAGCAGCagccaaaggaggaggaggagggcttcTTTTCCAAACTAAAGAACATGTTTAGCTGA